From Oryzias latipes chromosome 18, ASM223467v1:
TTTCTTCCTGGCATCGTTTTCTACAAAAACGTTATTCGATCATCtgtaacaaataatttaaagcagtttttacaaacattcaCGAGAACAGAGACAGAACCAGGAACCCGACCAGAGAAGACACTAGAACCCCAGAGGCAGAGGAACACGTAGCTCCTGGATGTTCCTGAACacacctccatcctcctccctcACAGACTGCATGGGGCACTGAAGGCAGCACGGTTctgactcttattttgaaaatccccACAGCGATGCCTTCAGGAACAGGAAGCTTGGCTCGTTTCTTTGGCTACTCCTCAGTGAACTCATGACAGCCAGCGAGGCGTTCGTGGACACATGTGGGCGGGGCTAGGGGTCGACAAAGGAGACCATGATGTAGCGGGTGCCCCTGGTGGTGGGCAGACCCTCGTGGTAGTGCGTCAGCCGGCCGGGGTGCATGAAGGACCAGCCCTTCCGGGGAGACTCCACCTTACAGTCGTAGCGCAGGAACCTGCAGCCCCCTCCCTGAGAAAAGGGGGCAGGCGTGAGCAGAGGTCACCTGAGGTCACCTGAGGTGGCTGGGTCGGCGCCGGCGGTCGGACCCACCTCGTAGTCCACGCCCTTCCTGTTGAGGGCGATGTTGATGGTGAAGGTGGAGGAGTCGTGGTGCGGCCGCAGGGACGGCTGCTCGTCGGGTCGGTACCGGACCACGAAGTTCATGATGGCCTGGGCCTGGACAAGAACACAGCTAGAGGTGAGAACCAGAACCGGGCCGTAGGCTGAATGTTCAGGCAGGAAATGCTGGGTCAGACGACCCGGTTCTGGTTTGGAGCTTTCATGAGAGTTTCAGCTGGTTTCTGAATATTAGGCCCGGTTTGGGTTTCTGCCActgcagaacctccagaacTCTCAGAACATGTCATCATGGTAGAACCCTTTTAGGGAACAGAACCCGCTAACAGAACATAAAGGACACATTATTGAGGGCTCTATCCCAAACAGTACCGGGATGAACCCTGAGACCTGGACTGGTTCTGGTCCGGACCGTACCTTTGGGAAGTACCCGGGGTACAGCTTCTCGGTGACGGGGGCGATGTAGTCCTTCAGGAACTTCAGCCACTCCTTCTCAAAGCCGATCTGGTTCATGTGGATGTCCACGGTCGGGACGTTCTCGTAGCCGCCGGAGAGCCGCTCGTCCTacggcacacaaacacaccaccgTCAGCCGGTACCGCTCTTAGAGGGCCATCAGTCAGACCGCATGTCTGACGGTTACTGAACGTTTTTATAGTTTCCCCGGCGTGTTATGGTCCTTTTTGCTTGCCGTACTCTGAACGCCTCACACTCAGGTCCGGGTTCTCACCTTGTGGGATCCTCCAGACCACACGCCGTAGTCCTCCATGGTCTCCACCAGCTGGTCACACATTTTCTCAGAGAACGCCGGGAACCAGTAGACGTCTGGACAGGGCTGCACAACACAACCAGCAGGTCAGCACAAACGCACAACTAGctttgtgtgttggtgtgtgagcTGAGGAGGTCTGCTACCTGCTCCACAAAGCCATCCTGGTCCTCAAAGATCTTGGAGTAGTTCTCATGGATGTACTTCTCCCTCCAGTCCTGCAGACACGCTCAGCATGAGGGTCCTTCACAgaacacacgtgtgtgtgtgtgcacgtgtgtgtgtgcacgtgtgtacCGACCAGCGGGTTGTCAAAGATCTGCCACATGTCTGGGTGTAGTCTGGACGTGTTGAAGTTGGAGGACGCCACCAGACGGCCAAACTCATCACGGTTGGACACGAACATGAAGACGCCCTGCAGACACACGGCTGTTAGAACCTcctgttctcctgctgctcctctagATCCTCCTTCTGAGGTTCTGCTCACTGTTCCTACTGTTCCTCTCTCTATAGGTTACAACTCTGGAACATTCTGGTTCCTTCAGGGACACTCTGGTTCCAGACTCTGAAGTCCTTTTCCAGGGTTGTGGTCCAGATCTCCAGTTCTCCTGTTCTCTACACTGATTTTACTCTTTTCTGCTGCACTGAACCTGAATGTCCTCAACCATTCACAAACAGACGATTTTACGCAAGACATGAAGACACAGATGTGCAGCAGCagatgtgaagcagcagcaggtatACAGCAGGTGTGCAGCAGCAGGTGTCACCTGGTCGCGGACGTTCTTGCAGAACACCATGTCCGGATCCATCCCCTGGTCCACAAACAGGTTCAGGTGAGACAGTTTGGACCTCAGCACGCTGCCTTTCACCAGGTACACCTGTGAGATGTACGGCACGTTCCACAGCCcactgcacacacacaggtgagttACACACACATAGAGAGCAGAGacggtgtgtgtgagtgtgcatgtcggggtgtgcatgtgtgtgcgtgcatgtgtgagtgtgcatgtgtgtgtgtgcgtgtgtgtgcatgtgtgtgtgcgcgtgtgtatgcatgtgtgtgtgtgcgtgtgtatgcatgtgtgtgagtgtgcatgtgtgtgtgtgcgtgtgtatgcatgtgtgtgagtgtgcatgtgtgtgtgtgcatgtgtgagtgtgcatgtgtgtgtgtgcatgtgtgtgtgcgcgtgtgtgagtgtgcatgtgtgtgtgtgcgtgtgtgtgcatgtgtgtgtgcgcgtgtgtatgcgcgtgtgtgagtgtgcatgtgtgtgtgtgcgtgtgtgtgcatgtgtgtgtgcgcgtgtgtatgcatgtgtgtgagtgtgcatgtgtgtgtatgcgtgtgtatgcatgtgtgtgtgtgcgtgtgtatgcatgtgtgtgagtgtgcatgtgtgtgtgtgcgtgtgtatgcatgtgtgtgagtgtgcatgtgtgtgtgtgtgtgcatgtgtcttACACCCTCTTGGCCTGCACGATCTCGATGTAGTCCTCAGACCTGGAGTAGAACCCCTCAGGACTCAGGGCGCCCCAGAAGTTGCTCCACAGCTTCCCGTGTTTGGACAGCATGGGCGCGATGACCGACCTgcggttaccatgacaacgtcAGCAGCAGCATCCACACCGCAGCGGCGGCGGCAGGACACGACGTACTTGTTCTCCTCCATGAGGATCCTCAGAGTGTCCGGGTTGGTCAGAGCCACGTCAGAGTCCAGACTGAAGAAGAACTCACAGTCCAGGTCCTTCCTGCAGGCCTCACTGAggacacacaatgatacacacacagttacacacaatgatacacacacagttacacacaatgatacacacacagttacacacaatgatacacacacacagttacacacaatgacacacacaaagttacacacaatgacacacacacagttacacacaatgatacacacacagttacacacaatgacacacacacacacaatgatacacgcagttacacacacacacacacacacaatgttacacacaatgatacacacacagttacacacaatgacacacacacagttacacacaatgatacacacacagttacacacaatgatacacacacagttacacacaatgatacacacacacagttacacacaatgacacaacc
This genomic window contains:
- the plod3 gene encoding procollagen-lysine,2-oxoglutarate 5-dioxygenase 3 isoform X7, giving the protein MRTAREFNYKVQVLGLGEDWRGGDVARTVGGGQKVRWLKKELLKHSEEAELVIMFVDSYDVVLAAGPGELLAKFSRLGHRVVFSAEGFCWPDQRLASKYPQVHSGKRYLNSGGFIGFAADLSAIVQQWTLKDDDDDQLFYTRIYLDRNQRNKFNITLDHRSQIFQNLNGAIDEVVLKFEKGRARVRNVAYDTLPVVIHGNGPTKLQLNYLGNYVPTAWTYENGCGVCDIDLRLFDDTPDEQMPLVHLAVFIEHPTPFMEEFLERLTTLNYPHSRLRLFIHNNVVYHEQHIQNFWLRHKNLFPNALLVGPEENLEENQARTMAIKWCPHLSPLSHHVSWVCKNNEACRKDLDCEFFFSLDSDVALTNPDTLRILMEENKSVIAPMLSKHGKLWSNFWGALSPEGFYSRSEDYIEIVQAKRVGLWNVPYISQVYLVKGSVLRSKLSHLNLFVDQGMDPDMVFCKNVRDQGVFMFVSNRDEFGRLVASSNFNTSRLHPDMWQIFDNPLDWREKYIHENYSKIFEDQDGFVEQPCPDVYWFPAFSEKMCDQLVETMEDYGVWSGGSHKDERLSGGYENVPTVDIHMNQIGFEKEWLKFLKDYIAPVTEKLYPGYFPKAQAIMNFVVRYRPDEQPSLRPHHDSSTFTINIALNRKGVDYEGGGCRFLRYDCKVESPRKGWSFMHPGRLTHYHEGLPTTRGTRYIMVSFVDP
- the plod3 gene encoding procollagen-lysine,2-oxoglutarate 5-dioxygenase 3 isoform X6, with amino-acid sequence MENLLVITAATEETDGFRRFMRTAREFNYKVQVLGLGEDWRGGDVARTVGGGQKVRWLKKELLKHSEEAELVIMFVDSYDVVLAAGPGELLAKFSRLGHRVVFSAEGFCWPDQRLASKYPQVHSGKRYLNSGGFIGFAADLSAIVQQWTLKDDDDDQLFYTRIYLDRNQRNKFNITLDHRSQIFQNLNGAIDEVVLKFEKGRARVRNVAYDTLPVVIHGNGPTKLQLNYLGNYVPTAWTYENGCGVCDIDLRLFDDTPDEQMPLVHLAVFIEHPTPFMEEFLERLTTLNYPHSRLRLFIHNNVVYHEQHIQNFWLRHKNLFPNALLVGPEENLEENQARTMAIKWCPHLSPLSHHVSWVCKNNEACRKDLDCEFFFSLDSDVALTNPDTLRILMEENKSVIAPMLSKHGKLWSNFWGALSPEGFYSRSEDYIEIVQAKRVGLWNVPYISQVYLVKGSVLRSKLSHLNLFVDQGMDPDMVFCKNVRDQGVFMFVSNRDEFGRLVASSNFNTSRLHPDMWQIFDNPLDWREKYIHENYSKIFEDQDGFVEQPCPDVYWFPAFSEKMCDQLVETMEDYGVWSGGSHKDERLSGGYENVPTVDIHMNQIGFEKEWLKFLKDYIAPVTEKLYPGYFPKAQAIMNFVVRYRPDEQPSLRPHHDSSTFTINIALNRKGVDYEGGGCRFLRYDCKVESPRKGWSFMHPGRLTHYHEGLPTTRGTRYIMVSFVDP